One window of Cellulomonas shaoxiangyii genomic DNA carries:
- a CDS encoding phage distal tail protein: MSAVTLGALPLDGVDAEGVEWVVEDIEGWDGSPGSTIQVVQRPRAHGAWAGDAYLPARSVAVGGVLMAPDRGAARRALQRLNEAASLASTTLAVNDAGESLWAGVRRQDVILAKWLGDKAVRYSVQLVATDPRRFGDALVESTALPSTAGGLTVPLTVPFTINAVTVTGQVSLTNPGNIAGTVRLRIDGPVQGPVVTHVNSGRSLVFSSSIVLGAGEWIDVDMERREVLANGQASRNGWVTARGWSAFEPGENTWAFTAAGYDPGSKLTVTATPAWQ; this comes from the coding sequence ATGAGTGCTGTCACGCTGGGCGCGCTGCCTCTGGACGGGGTGGATGCCGAGGGCGTCGAGTGGGTCGTCGAGGACATCGAGGGCTGGGACGGCTCGCCCGGGTCGACGATCCAGGTGGTGCAACGCCCGCGTGCTCATGGCGCATGGGCCGGGGACGCGTACCTTCCCGCGCGCAGCGTCGCTGTCGGTGGTGTGCTCATGGCCCCCGACCGGGGCGCGGCACGGCGGGCGCTGCAACGGCTGAACGAGGCCGCGTCGCTCGCGTCCACGACTCTGGCCGTGAACGACGCGGGCGAGTCGCTGTGGGCCGGGGTGCGCCGCCAGGACGTGATCCTGGCGAAGTGGCTTGGCGACAAGGCGGTTCGCTACTCCGTCCAGCTCGTCGCCACCGACCCCCGCCGCTTCGGTGACGCCCTCGTCGAGTCCACCGCCCTGCCCTCGACCGCCGGCGGCCTCACGGTCCCGCTCACCGTCCCGTTCACGATCAACGCCGTGACGGTGACCGGTCAGGTGTCGCTCACGAACCCGGGCAACATCGCCGGCACGGTGCGACTGCGCATCGACGGCCCGGTGCAGGGCCCGGTCGTGACGCACGTGAACAGCGGCCGGTCGCTGGTGTTCTCGTCCTCGATCGTGCTGGGCGCGGGCGAGTGGATCGACGTGGACATGGAGCGCCGCGAGGTGCTCGCGAACGGGCAGGCGTCCCGCAACGGGTGGGTTACCGCCCGGGGGTGGAGCGCGTTCGAGCCGGGCGAGAACACGTGGGCGTTCACCGCGGCCGGCTACGACCCGGGATCCAAGCTGACCGTGACCGCGACGCCCGCGTGGCAGTGA
- a CDS encoding DUF4190 domain-containing protein yields the protein MTYPQQQRPAPVYYRPVPFSGLAIAGFVLSLLWGFGFLSLIGAALAAAGIRETKRTGKRGRGLAEWGLGLGILGSLWLVYLVGTWVIGTTT from the coding sequence ATGACCTACCCGCAGCAGCAGCGGCCCGCGCCGGTGTACTACCGACCCGTGCCGTTCTCCGGCCTCGCCATCGCAGGATTCGTGCTGTCCCTGCTGTGGGGGTTCGGGTTCCTATCCCTCATCGGGGCCGCACTTGCGGCGGCAGGCATCCGCGAGACGAAGCGCACCGGCAAGCGCGGGCGGGGCCTGGCCGAGTGGGGCCTAGGACTCGGCATCCTCGGTTCGCTGTGGCTCGTCTACCTGGTCGGCACCTGGGTCATCGGGACGACCACCTGA
- a CDS encoding DUF5361 domain-containing protein: MARTRRDGAGGIRSLVAELNARGEAIDADLQAHYGLSLGDVFTGRLSLRRLGSLLRNLPLDGTAQWRQIRRDRPKGTGKPVPPPDDFWTPDRDLLAAVVDGLRILAWQNTEDGHEGRNIPEPLPRPGFEKPEAPAPVDPRVARRRLAEMAGRSGGRPDDPGADQVDEPQRTEDAES, encoded by the coding sequence GTGGCTCGCACACGCCGGGATGGAGCCGGGGGAATCCGGAGCCTCGTCGCCGAGCTGAACGCTCGCGGCGAGGCGATCGACGCGGATCTGCAGGCGCACTACGGGCTGTCGCTCGGGGACGTCTTCACGGGCCGCCTGAGCCTGCGCCGACTGGGCTCGCTGCTGCGCAACCTCCCGCTCGACGGGACAGCCCAGTGGCGCCAGATCCGCCGCGACCGGCCCAAGGGAACAGGCAAGCCAGTGCCGCCGCCGGACGACTTCTGGACGCCCGACCGTGACCTCCTGGCAGCGGTCGTCGACGGGCTGCGGATCCTGGCGTGGCAGAACACCGAGGACGGGCACGAGGGGCGCAACATCCCCGAGCCACTCCCTCGCCCGGGCTTCGAGAAGCCCGAGGCGCCGGCACCCGTCGATCCGCGAGTCGCCAGGCGCCGCCTGGCGGAGATGGCCGGTCGCTCAGGTGGTCGTCCCGATGACCCAGGTGCCGACCAGGTAGACGAGCCACAGCGAACCGAGGATGCCGAGTCCTAG
- a CDS encoding phage head completion protein: MAGEIVVRLRDVATGVDPYGNPVETTTETAIPGAFFAPEQASRESTEVGRESVTIKPSLYFPKSWPDITARDRVRVRGREYAVDGEPADWRSPWGSSLGGLVVTLQRVEG; this comes from the coding sequence ATGGCCGGCGAGATCGTGGTCCGGCTGCGCGACGTCGCTACGGGCGTCGACCCCTACGGCAACCCCGTCGAGACCACCACCGAGACGGCGATCCCGGGCGCGTTCTTCGCGCCCGAGCAGGCGTCCCGCGAGTCCACCGAGGTCGGCCGCGAGTCCGTCACGATCAAGCCGTCGCTCTACTTCCCCAAGTCCTGGCCCGACATCACGGCCCGGGATCGCGTCCGGGTCCGCGGCCGCGAGTACGCGGTCGACGGCGAGCCCGCCGACTGGCGCTCCCCGTGGGGATCCTCGCTCGGCGGCCTGGTCGTCACGCTGCAGCGAGTGGAGGGCTGA
- a CDS encoding DUF7302 family protein, whose translation MVRLIAPNGATVDVSEEKAERLAAQGFRASDGDGAKPARRTRKATAKAASDDE comes from the coding sequence ATGGTCCGCCTGATCGCCCCCAACGGGGCCACCGTCGACGTGTCCGAGGAGAAGGCCGAGCGCCTCGCTGCCCAGGGCTTCCGAGCCTCGGATGGCGATGGCGCGAAGCCGGCGCGCCGGACGCGCAAGGCGACCGCCAAGGCCGCATCCGACGACGAGTGA
- a CDS encoding phage major capsid protein encodes MPALTTGSFVLPPQKLDPWLGKVQSGSVIAALSDSIPMKFGPGQSMTFDIGEAEYVAEGANKGGSTIVPTSVTATPFKFHKTVRWTNEVMWADEDDVIDVVEQVLNLIQPALSRALDYGVIHGINPTSGTAVAAMTQRLVNTTNVVETDDTPPVKPYTYLDAADTLVLADGYVPRDVALDPSFAAGFSTARGSGSEQKLYPNFQLSTAVSELDGHRASVSRTVGAVGVASTATNLKAIVGDFSAVRWGIQRAIGLEIIEYGDPDGGGDLKRNNQVAFRAEVVYGWGIADLNAFAKVQNATADV; translated from the coding sequence ATGCCCGCTCTGACCACGGGGAGCTTCGTCCTCCCCCCGCAGAAGCTCGACCCCTGGCTGGGCAAGGTCCAGTCCGGCTCCGTCATCGCCGCCCTGTCCGACTCGATCCCCATGAAGTTCGGGCCGGGCCAGTCCATGACGTTCGACATCGGCGAGGCGGAGTACGTCGCCGAGGGCGCGAACAAGGGCGGGTCGACCATCGTCCCTACCTCCGTGACCGCGACGCCGTTCAAGTTCCACAAGACCGTCCGCTGGACGAACGAGGTCATGTGGGCCGACGAGGACGACGTCATCGACGTCGTGGAGCAGGTGCTGAACCTGATCCAGCCGGCCCTCTCGCGCGCGCTGGACTACGGCGTCATCCACGGCATCAACCCCACGAGCGGCACCGCGGTCGCCGCGATGACCCAGCGCCTCGTCAACACCACGAACGTCGTGGAGACGGACGACACCCCGCCGGTGAAGCCGTACACGTACCTCGACGCCGCCGACACCCTCGTCCTGGCCGACGGGTACGTGCCGCGCGACGTCGCGCTCGACCCGTCCTTCGCGGCCGGCTTCTCGACCGCGCGCGGCTCGGGCTCCGAGCAGAAGCTGTACCCCAACTTCCAGCTCTCGACCGCCGTGTCCGAGCTCGACGGCCACCGCGCGTCGGTGTCCCGGACGGTCGGCGCCGTCGGCGTCGCGTCGACGGCGACGAACCTCAAGGCGATCGTCGGCGACTTCTCCGCGGTCCGGTGGGGCATCCAGCGCGCCATCGGCCTCGAGATCATCGAGTACGGCGACCCGGACGGCGGCGGTGACCTCAAGCGCAACAACCAGGTCGCGTTCCGCGCCGAGGTCGTCTACGGCTGGGGCATCGCGGACCTGAACGCGTTCGCCAAGGTCCAGAACGCCACCGCGGACGTCTGA
- a CDS encoding phage portal protein, translating into MISQTIRLPDVDDETNDLATGLLGQLDRFSRRNRLLEAYYEAERTLRKMHGGIVPEQYYRLGLVLGWAAKGVDSLGRRCNLERMVWSDGNLDDFGYREVWDTNRLGSEVNQAITDTLIHGLSFAVASNGVDDGAQGLVHFYSALDATGERNPVTRGLDNLLIVRARDKERVTALTLLLDGVTIAAQIVDGKWEIVEYSEHPFGVPAAPLVYRPRLRKPMGRTRITRAARGFQDAAGRALVRLEGHMDVYAYPEFWMLGADPSIFRNADGTPMPEWAQRLGRIKGIPDDADRDDALARADVKKFDAASPEPHLKALNTYSKLVAREYSLPDSSVAITDFANPTSAESYDASQYELIAEAEGTVDELSPALRHVVPIAMAMRGGLDEVPEAFRSIDCKWRDPRYISRAAQADAGGKQVAAVPWLAETEVGLELLGLSEQQISRALAERQRAQSLSRLDALVRVAGQEAPADGVTG; encoded by the coding sequence GTGATCTCGCAGACCATCCGACTGCCTGACGTCGATGACGAGACGAACGATCTCGCGACGGGGCTCCTGGGCCAGCTCGATCGTTTCTCGCGCCGGAACCGTCTGCTCGAGGCGTACTACGAGGCCGAGCGCACGCTGCGCAAGATGCACGGCGGCATCGTGCCCGAGCAGTACTACCGCCTGGGCCTGGTCCTGGGCTGGGCCGCGAAGGGCGTCGACAGCCTGGGTCGCCGCTGCAACCTCGAGCGCATGGTCTGGTCGGACGGCAACCTCGATGACTTCGGGTACCGCGAGGTGTGGGACACGAACCGCCTCGGCTCCGAGGTCAACCAGGCGATCACGGACACCCTGATCCACGGCTTGTCGTTCGCTGTGGCGTCCAACGGTGTCGACGACGGCGCGCAGGGTCTCGTGCACTTCTACTCCGCTCTCGACGCGACCGGTGAGCGCAACCCTGTGACGCGCGGCCTGGACAACCTGCTCATCGTCCGGGCGCGCGACAAGGAGCGCGTGACGGCGCTGACCCTGCTGCTCGATGGTGTGACCATCGCGGCGCAGATCGTGGACGGCAAGTGGGAGATCGTCGAGTACTCCGAGCACCCGTTCGGCGTGCCGGCCGCTCCCCTGGTGTACCGCCCGCGCCTGCGTAAGCCGATGGGGCGCACCCGGATCACCCGTGCCGCTCGTGGCTTCCAGGACGCCGCAGGACGCGCCCTGGTGCGCCTCGAGGGCCACATGGACGTCTACGCCTACCCCGAGTTCTGGATGCTCGGCGCTGACCCGTCGATCTTCCGCAACGCGGACGGCACGCCGATGCCCGAGTGGGCCCAGCGGCTCGGTCGCATCAAGGGTATCCCCGACGACGCGGACCGTGACGACGCCCTGGCGCGTGCGGACGTCAAAAAGTTCGACGCCGCCTCTCCGGAGCCGCACCTCAAGGCGCTGAACACCTACTCCAAGCTCGTCGCGCGTGAGTACTCGCTGCCGGACTCGTCGGTCGCGATCACTGACTTCGCGAACCCGACGTCGGCGGAGTCCTACGACGCGAGCCAGTACGAACTCATCGCGGAGGCTGAGGGCACGGTCGACGAGCTGTCGCCGGCGCTGCGTCACGTGGTGCCGATCGCGATGGCGATGCGCGGGGGTCTCGACGAGGTTCCCGAGGCGTTCCGGTCCATCGACTGCAAGTGGCGTGACCCGCGGTACATCTCCCGGGCGGCTCAGGCAGACGCGGGCGGCAAGCAGGTGGCCGCGGTCCCGTGGCTCGCTGAGACGGAGGTCGGTCTCGAGCTGCTGGGCCTGTCCGAGCAGCAGATCAGCCGTGCGCTGGCCGAGCGTCAGCGCGCACAGTCCCTGTCGCGTCTCGACGCGCTGGTGAGGGTCGCCGGGCAGGAGGCTCCCGCTGATGGTGTCACCGGCTGA
- a CDS encoding HNH endonuclease, producing MVDRPDLPCSGGCGKLMWRSSSTASEPKCRLCRRRDADWYRARQLGICTECDRPAVARGMCSTHYSYWHRRQSGAWGPQWGIPLERRLAIYERDGWTCQICGDPVDLLADRQRDDAAPSLDHIIPRSLQAEPDHSDSNLRLAHRGCNARRGAQLDPPEEVTADGRTPARGSRPGADAHA from the coding sequence ATGGTGGACCGCCCTGACCTGCCCTGCTCTGGTGGCTGCGGGAAGCTGATGTGGCGCTCGAGCTCCACTGCCTCCGAGCCGAAGTGCCGCCTCTGCAGGCGTCGCGACGCTGACTGGTACCGCGCGCGACAGCTCGGTATCTGCACCGAGTGCGACCGCCCCGCCGTGGCGCGAGGGATGTGCTCGACGCACTACTCGTACTGGCACCGGCGACAGTCGGGAGCGTGGGGTCCTCAGTGGGGCATCCCCCTCGAGCGCCGGCTGGCGATCTACGAGCGCGACGGATGGACCTGCCAGATCTGCGGCGACCCCGTCGACCTGCTGGCCGATCGGCAGCGCGATGACGCCGCCCCATCGCTGGACCACATCATCCCGAGGTCGCTCCAGGCGGAGCCTGACCACTCGGATTCGAACCTGAGACTCGCGCACCGTGGCTGTAACGCACGCCGCGGTGCGCAGCTCGACCCGCCCGAGGAGGTGACCGCAGATGGCCGCACGCCTGCGCGCGGTTCCCGACCCGGAGCCGACGCCCACGCCTGA
- a CDS encoding HNH endonuclease signature motif containing protein has product MLGAGPTRRPGVATSRTGTATYLRNRRRVLAEARRGGLTHCPGYARRDGSHRGCGRELDYDTPLLAGSAETDHVVEHKHGGGDGADNLRVLCRTCNQERNHERVPVNVARVEDFPTSRRLVNEQPQRSGGGGEGPPGRGCRSPLLA; this is encoded by the coding sequence GTGCTCGGGGCGGGACCAACGAGGAGGCCGGGCGTGGCGACATCACGCACCGGCACCGCGACCTACCTGCGCAACCGCCGCCGGGTCCTGGCCGAAGCACGCCGGGGGGGACTGACGCACTGCCCCGGGTACGCCCGCCGGGATGGTAGCCACCGGGGGTGCGGGCGGGAGCTGGACTACGACACACCACTGCTCGCCGGCTCAGCCGAGACAGACCACGTGGTGGAGCACAAGCACGGCGGGGGGGACGGGGCGGACAACCTCCGCGTCCTGTGTCGCACGTGCAACCAGGAGCGCAACCACGAGCGCGTTCCGGTGAACGTTGCTCGCGTCGAGGACTTCCCGACGTCGCGCCGCTTGGTGAACGAGCAGCCCCAACGCAGCGGCGGGGGTGGGGAGGGACCCCCTGGCCGGGGGTGCCGCTCGCCCCTCCTGGCATAG